A stretch of the Bacillus anthracis str. Vollum genome encodes the following:
- a CDS encoding winged helix-turn-helix transcriptional regulator yields the protein MKQYNIPVEATLEVIGGKWKVVILCHLTKGTKRTSELKRSMPGITQKMLTQQLRELEDDGVIQRKVYNQVPPKVEYSLTDYGWSLESILDSLCSWGECHLEKEGKTSMLIAEGE from the coding sequence ATGAAGCAATACAATATTCCTGTAGAGGCAACTTTAGAAGTTATCGGCGGCAAATGGAAAGTTGTTATCCTTTGTCACTTAACGAAAGGTACAAAGAGAACGAGTGAATTAAAACGCTCAATGCCTGGTATTACACAAAAAATGTTAACACAGCAATTACGTGAATTAGAAGACGACGGCGTTATTCAAAGAAAAGTATACAACCAAGTCCCGCCAAAAGTAGAATATTCTCTTACTGATTACGGTTGGTCTTTAGAATCCATTCTTGATTCTCTTTGTTCTTGGGGCGAATGCCATCTTGAAAAAGAAGGTAAGACATCGATGCTAATTGCGGAAGGTGAATAA
- a CDS encoding DUF1641 domain-containing protein: protein MPETMTQTKPEQETVQISASQGQLDVLDQLLKPEVQESLTTLVEQLPKLTELVNILTKSYDFAQTVATDEVLKSDTVGAITELVEPVKDTVKSMAATAIEAKDRADESNEVIGLFGLLKLLKDPQAQKMFRFVNAYLQISAERNNK from the coding sequence ATGCCAGAAACTATGACTCAAACAAAGCCAGAACAAGAAACTGTACAAATTTCTGCTAGCCAAGGACAACTTGATGTACTTGATCAGTTGTTAAAACCTGAGGTACAAGAATCATTAACAACACTAGTAGAACAGCTTCCAAAATTAACTGAGCTTGTTAACATTTTAACTAAGTCTTATGACTTCGCTCAAACTGTTGCTACTGATGAAGTATTAAAAAGCGACACTGTTGGTGCAATCACAGAGCTTGTAGAACCTGTAAAAGATACAGTGAAAAGCATGGCTGCTACTGCGATCGAAGCGAAAGATCGTGCTGACGAAAGCAACGAAGTTATCGGCCTATTCGGTCTGTTAAAATTACTAAAAGATCCACAAGCACAAAAAATGTTCCGCTTTGTGAACGCATATCTTCAAATTAGTGCAGAACGTAACAATAAATAA
- a CDS encoding NAD(P)/FAD-dependent oxidoreductase: MSKQIVILGAGYGGLLAALNVRKYYSKSEAQVTVINQYPTHQIITELHRLAAGNVSEQAVARPLTKLFKGKDIDLKIATVESFSVDSKEIKLAGGTTLSYDALVVALGSKTAYFGIPGLEENSMVLKSAADANKIYKHVEDRIREYAKTKNEADATIVIGGGGLTGVELVGELADIMPKLAKSHGVNPKEVKLLLVEAGPKILPVLPDHLIERATTSLEARGVTFLTGLPVTNVAGNEIDLKDGQKLVANTFVWTGGVQGNPLIGESGLEVNRGRATVDAYLQSTSHKNVFVAGDSAVVFAPDGRPYPPTAQIAWQMGELIGYNLYAALEGKAFEEFAPVNSGTLASLGRKDAVATIGASNTPLKGLPASLMKEASNVRYLSHIKGLFSLAY, translated from the coding sequence ATGTCAAAACAAATTGTCATCTTAGGCGCTGGTTATGGCGGTCTTCTTGCCGCTTTAAACGTACGTAAATATTACAGCAAATCAGAAGCACAAGTTACAGTGATTAACCAATACCCAACACACCAAATCATCACTGAACTACACCGCCTTGCAGCTGGTAACGTGTCTGAGCAAGCAGTTGCAAGGCCACTTACAAAGCTTTTCAAAGGTAAAGATATCGATCTTAAAATCGCAACAGTTGAGTCATTCTCAGTTGATAGCAAAGAAATCAAATTAGCTGGCGGCACTACTTTATCTTACGATGCACTTGTAGTTGCTTTAGGAAGTAAAACTGCTTACTTCGGTATTCCAGGACTAGAAGAAAACAGCATGGTATTAAAATCTGCTGCTGATGCAAACAAAATCTACAAACACGTTGAAGACCGTATTCGTGAATACGCGAAAACGAAAAACGAAGCTGATGCTACAATCGTAATCGGTGGTGGCGGATTAACTGGCGTTGAGCTAGTTGGTGAGCTTGCTGACATTATGCCTAAACTTGCAAAAAGTCACGGCGTAAATCCAAAAGAAGTGAAACTTCTTCTTGTTGAAGCAGGTCCAAAAATCCTTCCAGTATTACCAGACCACTTAATCGAACGTGCAACTACTAGCCTAGAAGCACGCGGCGTTACATTCTTAACTGGTCTTCCTGTAACAAACGTTGCTGGCAATGAAATCGACTTAAAAGACGGTCAAAAACTTGTTGCTAACACATTCGTTTGGACGGGCGGCGTTCAAGGTAACCCACTAATCGGTGAATCAGGTCTTGAAGTAAACCGTGGTCGTGCAACAGTTGATGCATACCTACAATCTACTTCTCACAAAAACGTATTCGTTGCTGGAGACAGCGCTGTTGTCTTCGCTCCAGACGGACGTCCATACCCACCAACTGCACAAATCGCTTGGCAAATGGGTGAGTTAATTGGATACAACTTATATGCTGCACTAGAAGGCAAAGCATTCGAAGAGTTCGCACCTGTAAACTCTGGAACACTTGCTAGTCTAGGCCGTAAAGATGCTGTTGCTACAATCGGAGCAAGCAATACTCCACTTAAAGGTTTACCAGCATCATTAATGAAAGAAGCAAGTAACGTTCGTTACTTATCACACATTAAAGGTCTATTCAGCTTAGCTTACTAA
- the tyrS gene encoding tyrosine--tRNA ligase, translated as MNIIDELEWRGAVNQQTDEEGLRKLVEEKKISLYCGVDPTGDSMHIGHLIPFMMMKRFQLAGHHPVILIGGATGTIGDPSGRQSERQLQTLEVVQHNVDALTAQMKKLFDFGGNSEVKMVNNYDWTHEINIIEFLRDYGKNFSINSMLAKDIVASRLDTGISFTEFTYQILQAMDFHHLYTKEDVQLQIGGSDQWGNITSGLDLIRKLEGHEAKVFGLTIPLLLKSDGTKFGKSAGGAVWLDPEKTTPFEFYQFWVNTDDRDVVKYLKYFTFLTKERIDELAVKVETEPHKREAQKVLAEEMTKFVHGEEALLQAVKITAALFSGDIKSLTADEIEQGFKEMPTFQSSKETKNIVEWLVDLGIEPSRRQAREDINNGAISMNGEKVTDVGTDVTVENSFDGRFIIIRKGKKNYSLVKLG; from the coding sequence ATGAATATCATTGATGAATTAGAATGGCGCGGTGCTGTTAATCAACAGACTGACGAAGAAGGTTTACGTAAGCTAGTAGAGGAGAAAAAGATTTCGCTATACTGCGGAGTTGATCCGACTGGTGATAGTATGCATATCGGACATTTGATTCCGTTTATGATGATGAAAAGATTCCAATTAGCTGGTCATCATCCAGTTATTTTAATCGGCGGTGCAACAGGAACAATTGGTGATCCGAGTGGGCGTCAATCAGAACGCCAACTGCAAACGTTAGAAGTAGTGCAGCATAATGTGGATGCATTAACAGCGCAAATGAAAAAGCTATTTGATTTTGGCGGAAATAGCGAAGTGAAGATGGTAAATAACTACGACTGGACACATGAAATAAATATTATTGAGTTTTTACGTGATTACGGGAAAAACTTTAGCATTAATAGCATGTTAGCAAAAGACATCGTAGCAAGTCGTTTAGATACAGGAATTTCTTTCACAGAATTTACGTACCAAATCTTGCAAGCGATGGACTTCCATCATTTATACACGAAAGAAGATGTTCAACTACAAATTGGTGGTAGTGACCAATGGGGAAATATTACGAGTGGTTTAGATTTAATTCGTAAGTTAGAAGGGCACGAAGCAAAAGTATTTGGATTGACGATTCCGTTACTATTGAAATCAGATGGTACAAAGTTTGGTAAATCAGCAGGTGGTGCGGTTTGGCTTGATCCTGAAAAAACAACACCATTTGAATTTTACCAGTTCTGGGTAAATACAGATGACCGTGATGTCGTTAAATACTTAAAATACTTTACGTTCTTAACGAAAGAGCGTATTGATGAATTGGCAGTGAAGGTAGAAACAGAGCCTCATAAACGTGAAGCGCAAAAAGTATTAGCGGAAGAAATGACGAAATTCGTTCATGGAGAAGAAGCATTGCTGCAAGCTGTGAAAATTACAGCAGCGTTATTTAGCGGAGATATTAAATCGTTAACAGCTGATGAAATTGAGCAAGGCTTTAAAGAAATGCCAACATTCCAGTCTTCAAAAGAGACGAAAAACATCGTAGAATGGCTAGTTGATTTAGGAATTGAACCATCTAGACGACAAGCGCGTGAAGATATTAATAACGGAGCTATTTCTATGAATGGCGAAAAAGTAACGGATGTAGGTACGGATGTTACGGTAGAAAATTCCTTTGATGGACGATTTATTATTATTCGTAAAGGGAAGAAGAACTACAGCCTTGTGAAGTTAGGATAA
- the murB gene encoding UDP-N-acetylmuramate dehydrogenase encodes MNMQEVYEYLSTVLPEGHVKQDEMLKNHTHIKVGGKADVFVAPTNYDEIQEVIKYANKYNIPVTFLGNGSNVIIKDGGIRGITVSLIHITGVTVTGTTIVAQCGAAIIDVSRIALDHNLTGLEFACGIPGSVGGALYMNAGAYGGEISFVLTEAVVMTGDGELRTLTKEAFEFGYRKSVFANNHYIILEARFELEEGVYEEIKAKMDDLTFKRESKQPLEYPSCGSVFKRPPNNFAGKLIQESGLQGKRIGGVEVSLKHAGFMVNVDNGTAQDYIDLIHFVQKTVEEKFGVKLEREVRIIGEDKE; translated from the coding sequence ATGAATATGCAAGAGGTTTATGAATATTTAAGTACGGTATTGCCTGAAGGTCATGTGAAACAAGATGAAATGTTAAAGAATCATACGCATATTAAAGTTGGTGGAAAAGCAGATGTGTTCGTTGCGCCGACAAATTATGATGAAATTCAAGAAGTTATTAAATATGCTAACAAATATAATATTCCAGTTACGTTTTTAGGAAACGGATCGAATGTCATTATTAAAGACGGTGGAATTCGCGGGATTACAGTAAGTTTAATTCATATTACAGGTGTTACTGTAACAGGAACGACAATTGTAGCACAGTGCGGTGCAGCAATTATTGACGTATCACGTATTGCGTTAGACCATAACTTAACGGGTCTTGAGTTCGCTTGTGGTATTCCAGGTTCAGTTGGCGGAGCATTATATATGAATGCAGGTGCATACGGCGGTGAAATTTCGTTTGTATTAACAGAAGCTGTCGTAATGACAGGTGATGGAGAGCTACGTACTTTGACGAAAGAAGCATTTGAATTTGGATATCGTAAGAGTGTATTTGCGAACAATCATTACATTATTCTTGAAGCGAGATTTGAACTTGAAGAAGGTGTATATGAAGAAATTAAAGCAAAAATGGATGATTTAACGTTTAAACGTGAGTCAAAACAACCTCTAGAATATCCTTCATGTGGTAGCGTATTTAAACGCCCACCAAATAACTTTGCTGGTAAATTGATTCAAGAATCAGGGTTACAAGGTAAGCGAATTGGTGGAGTGGAAGTTTCTTTAAAACACGCTGGATTTATGGTAAATGTTGATAACGGAACAGCACAAGATTACATCGATTTAATTCACTTCGTACAAAAAACAGTTGAAGAGAAATTTGGCGTGAAGTTAGAGCGTGAAGTAAGGATTATTGGAGAAGATAAAGAATAA
- a CDS encoding SET domain-containing protein produces MIEVKTSELSDGEFNRGVFATRDIKKGELIHAAPVISYPNEQHEHIEKTLLADYAFEYGINHTAILLGYGMLFNHSYTPNATYDIVFENHTFNFYAYKDIKAGEEILINYNGEVDNDELLWFDKEKEENEK; encoded by the coding sequence ATGATCGAAGTTAAGACTTCTGAACTTAGTGATGGAGAATTTAATAGAGGTGTATTTGCAACTCGTGATATTAAAAAAGGTGAGTTGATACACGCAGCACCAGTTATCTCTTATCCGAATGAACAGCATGAACACATTGAGAAAACGTTACTTGCTGACTACGCATTTGAGTATGGGATTAATCATACGGCAATCCTTTTAGGATACGGCATGTTATTCAATCATTCATATACACCGAATGCGACGTATGATATTGTCTTTGAGAATCATACATTTAACTTCTATGCTTATAAAGATATAAAAGCGGGAGAAGAAATCTTAATCAATTATAATGGTGAAGTGGATAACGATGAACTGCTATGGTTTGATAAAGAAAAAGAAGAGAACGAAAAGTAA
- a CDS encoding DUF4077 domain-containing protein, with protein MEWLKKTCFSNLEKESQKNHLLLFITICSFFLGIIAIGYYGYIFTARAIAFWVCGISVVVFGTLLTFIESMEAMYKYIMTFMLLTMSFIMVQAFNESPAVFQMVYFTLAVSLIYLSERLVVILGGVAVVITFILCSYWPKQFFAYTAASEAANFASLLAIVTIAMWGVTKIGSNLLARLSDEKQEVMRKAQELEETQRLIEETVVKLDSNFNYLRQNMNTSMESMSEINFAFEEVAVGTQSQSEMMYRSVEVLNDMEGNIEQIISQVRNASIRIDESLEISKGSVHTLRSFEANMRSLNDIVSQLGIIFRDLMMQSKQINEIVDVITNISSQTSLLALNANIEAARAGEHGKGFAIVANEVLKLAEESNRSAGRIQGILKEFSNQASKVEVQVEKSERVQEECNEMLASVLTNVTDLGKFIDEINDVMREIVGHQESFQVKTTNIVKDVTHASNVIQQTSAATEEVLASVEEEKHRNDTSVKTLHTVSEQVKLLEDILEK; from the coding sequence ATGGAATGGTTAAAGAAAACTTGTTTTTCTAACCTTGAGAAAGAATCACAGAAAAATCATTTATTGCTGTTTATTACGATTTGTAGTTTCTTCCTTGGAATCATCGCGATTGGGTATTACGGATATATTTTTACGGCGAGAGCAATCGCGTTTTGGGTTTGTGGTATTTCTGTCGTTGTATTTGGGACACTTCTTACTTTTATAGAAAGCATGGAAGCGATGTATAAATATATCATGACATTTATGTTACTTACGATGTCTTTCATTATGGTACAAGCTTTTAATGAAAGCCCGGCTGTATTTCAAATGGTCTATTTTACATTAGCCGTTTCACTTATTTATTTAAGTGAGCGTCTCGTTGTAATTCTCGGCGGAGTAGCGGTTGTGATCACATTTATTCTTTGTAGTTATTGGCCGAAGCAATTTTTTGCTTATACAGCAGCATCTGAAGCTGCAAACTTCGCAAGTTTGTTAGCGATCGTTACGATTGCAATGTGGGGCGTCACGAAGATTGGCTCTAACTTGCTGGCTCGCTTAAGCGATGAGAAGCAAGAAGTAATGAGAAAAGCTCAGGAGTTAGAAGAAACGCAAAGACTTATTGAGGAAACGGTTGTGAAACTAGATAGTAATTTCAATTATTTAAGACAAAATATGAATACATCGATGGAGTCGATGAGTGAAATCAATTTTGCTTTTGAAGAGGTAGCAGTTGGCACTCAATCACAATCAGAGATGATGTATCGTTCGGTAGAAGTATTGAATGATATGGAGGGAAATATTGAACAAATCATTTCTCAAGTAAGAAATGCATCGATTCGTATTGATGAAAGCTTAGAAATTTCAAAGGGTAGTGTACATACTCTACGAAGTTTTGAAGCGAATATGAGAAGTTTAAATGATATTGTTTCACAATTAGGAATTATATTTAGAGATTTAATGATGCAATCGAAACAAATTAATGAAATTGTAGATGTAATAACGAATATTTCAAGTCAGACGAGTTTGCTAGCTTTAAATGCAAATATTGAAGCTGCAAGAGCAGGTGAGCATGGAAAAGGATTTGCTATTGTAGCGAATGAAGTACTAAAGCTTGCTGAGGAATCGAATCGTTCTGCGGGAAGAATTCAAGGGATTTTGAAGGAGTTTAGTAATCAAGCAAGTAAGGTAGAAGTGCAAGTAGAGAAATCAGAAAGAGTACAAGAAGAATGTAATGAAATGTTAGCAAGTGTTTTAACAAATGTAACGGATTTAGGGAAATTTATTGATGAGATTAATGATGTAATGAGAGAAATCGTTGGTCATCAAGAAAGTTTCCAAGTTAAAACGACGAATATCGTAAAGGATGTTACACATGCTTCCAATGTAATCCAGCAAACTTCTGCGGCTACAGAAGAAGTGTTAGCAAGTGTGGAAGAAGAAAAACATCGAAACGATACATCTGTGAAGACATTACATACGGTTAGCGAGCAAGTGAAATTGTTAGAAGATATTTTAGAAAAGTAA
- a CDS encoding endonuclease/exonuclease/phosphatase family protein: protein MKKLLKIVLICILVGVGVVGGFLAYMTLTKEQPADVISLQVENNKERVLATGNEFKVTTFNIGYAGLDKDQDFFMDGGKGSGSSSKEQTETNLKNMLSFLQNENSDFALLQEVDIKSLRSFDVNGHEFLKKGLPDYVSSFGKNYDTKWVPVPITNPMGYAEAGLSTFSKYTVQTAKRFQLPGMEPWPKRLFDLDRAIVEHSIPVNNGKHVRLVNLHLSAYDEGGKIRKQQVEFLKEYMNKHYKNGDYVIMGGDWNQLVSDVQLSDPKFVKERPEWLVELPKDFTDGGFKWAVDPSVMTVRDDVKKYVEGENFVTIIDGFIVSPNVEIVNVQGKDLKFENSDHNPVSAVFKLK, encoded by the coding sequence TTGAAGAAATTATTAAAAATAGTACTTATATGTATTTTAGTAGGGGTGGGAGTGGTAGGTGGTTTTTTAGCGTATATGACACTTACTAAAGAACAGCCTGCTGATGTTATAAGTTTGCAGGTGGAAAATAATAAAGAGCGCGTATTAGCGACAGGAAATGAATTTAAAGTTACAACATTTAATATTGGATATGCTGGATTAGATAAGGATCAAGATTTCTTTATGGATGGGGGAAAGGGATCTGGTTCAAGTAGTAAAGAGCAAACGGAAACTAATTTAAAGAATATGCTTTCGTTTTTACAAAATGAGAATAGTGATTTTGCGCTACTACAAGAAGTTGATATAAAATCACTTCGATCATTTGATGTAAATGGGCATGAATTTTTGAAAAAAGGATTACCTGATTATGTTTCGTCGTTCGGAAAGAATTATGATACGAAATGGGTTCCCGTTCCAATTACAAATCCAATGGGATATGCGGAGGCTGGATTAAGTACATTTTCTAAATATACAGTTCAAACAGCGAAGAGATTCCAGCTCCCTGGAATGGAGCCTTGGCCGAAGCGTTTATTCGATTTAGATCGAGCGATTGTTGAACATTCAATCCCTGTTAATAATGGAAAGCATGTTAGACTTGTAAACTTACATTTGTCCGCGTACGATGAAGGCGGGAAAATTAGAAAACAGCAAGTAGAGTTTTTAAAAGAATATATGAACAAGCATTATAAAAATGGTGATTACGTAATAATGGGCGGAGATTGGAATCAATTAGTTTCCGATGTTCAATTAAGTGATCCAAAGTTTGTGAAGGAGCGTCCTGAGTGGCTAGTAGAGTTACCGAAGGACTTTACTGATGGTGGCTTTAAATGGGCGGTAGATCCTTCTGTTATGACGGTGAGAGACGATGTGAAGAAATATGTAGAAGGTGAAAACTTCGTCACGATTATTGATGGCTTTATCGTTTCACCGAATGTTGAGATTGTAAATGTGCAAGGAAAAGATTTAAAGTTTGAGAATAGTGATCATAACCCAGTGAGTGCGGTATTTAAGTTGAAGTAA
- the crcB gene encoding fluoride efflux transporter CrcB yields MIYIIVGIAGILGALSRYYLGLTIHEFWHHTFPLATLLINLAGCFLLAWLTTYIAKLNILPSDVITGIGTGFIGSFTTFSTLSVETIQLINHSEWGIAFLYVSCSILGGLIMSGLGYTLGDFLLKKHLTEGDHL; encoded by the coding sequence TTGATTTATATTATCGTCGGCATTGCCGGTATATTAGGAGCCCTTTCTCGTTATTATTTAGGTCTTACTATTCATGAATTTTGGCATCATACATTTCCACTAGCTACATTACTTATTAACTTAGCCGGATGCTTCTTATTAGCTTGGCTGACTACGTATATCGCTAAGCTCAACATCTTACCTTCAGATGTAATCACAGGCATTGGGACTGGATTCATCGGTTCTTTTACGACGTTTTCAACACTTAGTGTAGAGACTATTCAATTGATCAATCATTCTGAGTGGGGCATAGCCTTCTTATATGTATCATGCAGCATACTTGGTGGCCTCATTATGTCTGGACTTGGCTATACACTAGGTGATTTCTTACTTAAGAAACATCTTACGGAAGGTGATCACTTATGA
- the crcB gene encoding fluoride efflux transporter CrcB, which translates to MIEALLVATGGFFGAITRFTISNWFKKRNKTSFPIATFLINITGAFLLGYIIGNGVTTGWQLLLGTGFMGAFTTFSTFKLESVQLLNRKNFSTFLLYLSATYIVGILFAFLGMKLGGI; encoded by the coding sequence ATGATAGAAGCTTTATTAGTAGCAACAGGAGGATTTTTCGGTGCGATTACACGATTTACAATTAGTAATTGGTTTAAAAAAAGAAATAAGACTTCCTTTCCAATTGCTACATTTCTCATTAATATAACAGGAGCGTTTTTACTCGGGTATATAATTGGCAATGGCGTCACTACAGGTTGGCAATTATTATTAGGTACTGGATTTATGGGTGCATTCACAACATTTTCAACGTTTAAACTAGAATCTGTTCAGCTTCTCAATCGTAAAAACTTTAGCACATTCCTTTTATACTTAAGCGCTACTTACATAGTTGGTATCCTCTTCGCGTTTCTTGGAATGAAGTTAGGCGGAATATAA
- a CDS encoding DUF3947 family protein, translated as MMNHYFYSGRQVGAAITLAGAQETIHAMNQVIQMQQQAQVAKMIQGQYMPYSQIPMQIVHYNVYPASFFSIPYGGTYFL; from the coding sequence ATGATGAATCATTATTTTTATAGTGGTAGACAAGTGGGAGCAGCTATTACGCTTGCTGGGGCGCAGGAGACCATTCATGCTATGAATCAAGTGATTCAAATGCAGCAACAAGCACAAGTTGCAAAAATGATACAGGGTCAGTACATGCCGTATTCACAAATTCCAATGCAAATTGTACATTATAATGTGTATCCAGCTAGTTTCTTTTCCATACCATATGGCGGGACTTACTTCTTATAA
- a CDS encoding DUF3955 domain-containing protein, with the protein MMKNKYVVVISFMILAIISLTIHASNSKVGANGFLEEPFFFLVPISYVLSLSGIGVLLFGFITSKLKKSNR; encoded by the coding sequence ATGATGAAAAATAAATACGTAGTAGTTATTTCTTTCATGATTTTAGCAATTATTTCTTTAACGATACATGCTTCAAACAGTAAAGTAGGAGCGAATGGATTTCTTGAAGAACCTTTCTTTTTCTTAGTACCGATAAGTTATGTATTGTCCCTTAGTGGTATTGGTGTATTACTATTTGGATTTATTACTTCAAAGCTGAAAAAGAGCAATAGATAG
- the speG gene encoding spermidine N1-acetyltransferase has protein sequence MSQELKLRPLEREDLKFVHELNNNAHIMSYWFEEPYEAFVELQDLYDKHIHDQSERRFIVEKDNEMVGLVELVEIDYIHRRTEFQIIIDPNYQGYGYAAEATRLAMDYAFSVLNMHKIYLVVDKENEKAVHVYKKVGFMVEGELLDEFFVDGNYHNAIRMCMFQKAYFGTK, from the coding sequence ATGAGTCAGGAATTGAAATTGCGTCCATTAGAGCGAGAAGATTTAAAGTTTGTACACGAACTTAATAATAATGCACATATTATGTCGTATTGGTTTGAAGAGCCGTATGAGGCATTTGTGGAGCTGCAAGACTTATACGATAAACATATACATGATCAAAGTGAACGCCGATTTATCGTTGAAAAAGATAATGAAATGGTTGGGTTAGTTGAGTTAGTGGAAATCGATTATATTCACCGTAGAACGGAATTCCAAATTATTATTGATCCGAATTATCAAGGATATGGTTATGCTGCGGAAGCGACGCGTTTAGCGATGGATTACGCTTTTTCTGTACTAAATATGCATAAGATTTATTTAGTGGTGGATAAGGAAAATGAAAAAGCGGTACATGTTTATAAAAAGGTTGGATTTATGGTGGAAGGTGAACTGTTAGACGAGTTTTTCGTTGATGGTAACTATCATAATGCGATAAGAATGTGTATGTTCCAAAAGGCATACTTTGGCACAAAATAA
- the psiE gene encoding phosphate-starvation-inducible protein PsiE, with translation MKSFNIDHFIASVLQWILNIALIILSIVLSIFLINETITFIQYIFSAKKYTSYKLVESIIVYFLYFEFIALIIKYFKSNYHFPLRYFIYIGITALIRLIIVSHEEPMETLLYAGAILVLVIALYISNMRDLRKE, from the coding sequence ATGAAATCATTCAATATTGATCATTTTATCGCGAGTGTTTTACAGTGGATATTAAATATAGCGCTAATTATATTATCCATTGTCTTATCTATCTTTTTAATTAATGAGACGATTACTTTTATTCAATACATATTTTCAGCGAAGAAGTATACGTCATATAAATTAGTTGAAAGTATTATCGTCTATTTCTTATACTTCGAGTTCATTGCATTAATTATTAAGTATTTTAAATCGAACTATCATTTTCCGTTACGTTATTTTATTTATATCGGAATTACAGCGTTAATCCGTTTAATTATCGTATCTCATGAGGAACCGATGGAGACGTTATTATACGCAGGAGCAATTCTTGTTTTAGTCATTGCGTTATACATATCGAATATGAGAGATTTGAGAAAAGAGTAG
- a CDS encoding nuclease-related domain-containing protein, with product MIVKERKMSVHLLQLEALLRRLPAHHPKKNVVVESLAKFMAGYKGEQAIEYPLSFLSETKYSILHDIRLFDQKHYFQIDALIVSSYFLLFLEIKNIIGTLIFDAKFNQLIRIADGTSEEGFPDPLLQVKRQEMQLRKWLSLHGLYNIPIESLVVISSPRTIIKTSDEMLPNKIIHGANLPNRIKQMESQYKEGVIDNVDGLINQIMNEHIPQRQNILAQYKVKKEELLKGVQCEECFTMAMLKEKQGWRCSNCNSTSKSAHLRALQDYTLLFGTITTNSKLRDFLNVQSSSAVKRLLKTMNIPHTGTNKGRKYDLTSFQL from the coding sequence ATGATTGTAAAAGAACGGAAAATGTCCGTACATTTGCTTCAATTAGAAGCTTTACTTAGAAGATTGCCTGCTCATCATCCAAAAAAGAATGTGGTGGTTGAAAGTCTAGCGAAATTTATGGCTGGCTATAAAGGAGAGCAGGCAATTGAATATCCGCTTAGTTTTCTATCCGAAACAAAATATAGCATTTTACATGACATCAGATTGTTTGATCAGAAACATTATTTCCAAATTGATGCCCTCATAGTTTCCTCATATTTTCTTCTTTTTCTTGAAATAAAAAATATCATTGGTACGTTAATTTTTGATGCAAAGTTTAATCAACTCATTCGAATCGCAGATGGTACTTCAGAAGAGGGTTTTCCAGATCCGCTTTTACAAGTGAAACGGCAAGAGATGCAGCTGAGAAAATGGCTGAGTTTGCATGGTTTATATAATATTCCGATTGAATCTCTCGTTGTAATTAGTTCTCCTCGTACAATTATTAAAACTTCAGATGAAATGCTTCCTAATAAAATTATCCACGGTGCAAATTTACCTAATAGAATCAAACAAATGGAAAGTCAATATAAAGAAGGCGTAATTGATAATGTAGATGGACTTATAAATCAAATTATGAATGAGCACATTCCGCAGCGACAAAATATTCTTGCACAATATAAAGTGAAAAAAGAGGAATTGCTAAAGGGCGTGCAGTGTGAGGAATGTTTTACAATGGCAATGTTAAAAGAAAAACAGGGATGGCGTTGCTCAAACTGTAATAGTACGTCTAAAAGTGCTCATTTACGTGCTTTACAAGACTACACACTTCTGTTTGGAACGATAACTACTAATAGTAAATTGAGGGACTTTCTTAATGTGCAGTCTAGTTCTGCGGTTAAAAGACTCCTCAAAACAATGAACATCCCACACACCGGCACTAATAAAGGGAGAAAATATGATTTAACTTCTTTCCAATTATAA